From one Lolium rigidum isolate FL_2022 chromosome 4, APGP_CSIRO_Lrig_0.1, whole genome shotgun sequence genomic stretch:
- the LOC124705735 gene encoding uncharacterized protein LOC124705735 — protein MGGHRVEDGRTPSNLQRFLDCTTPSVETHILPKAANGRPTTTDAWHHHAADGDTAEYFNLADLWDQYYEWSAYGAGATVQLPGGDKVIQYYVPYLSGIQLYTNKVLTPSRGFAEDYGADFWSDDEDNEKMSRSWSSTSDDSFNCDVAAGNRRRPGHLYFEFFEVCSPYGRIPLMDKVYELSQGFPGLTSLRSVDLSPASWMSVAWYPIYHIPYQRNVKDLSACFLTYHTISSAFQDHVLETVTYGSAASGKQNDHLDKKANTVSLSPFGLAANKIQGSLWTNPRTGDHKRMVSLFSAADSWLKQLGVRHHDFNYFITHPM, from the exons atGGGCGGGCACAGGGTGGAGGACGGCCGGACGCCGTCCAACCTGCAGCGCTTCCTCGACTGTACCACACCCTCCGTCGAAACGCACATTCTCCCCAAG GCGGCGAACGGCCGACCGACGACGACCGACGCCTGGCACCACCACGCCGCCGACGGGGACACCGCCGAGTACTTCAACCTCGCCGACCTCTGGGACCAGTACTACGAGTGGAGCGCGTACGGGGCCGGGGCCACGGTGCAGCTCCCCGGGGGCGACAAGGTCATCCAGTACTACGTCCCCTACCTGTCCGGCATACAGCTCTACACCAACAAAGTCCTCACTCCGTCCAG GGGCTTTGCGGAGGATTACGGCGCCGACTTCtggagcgacgacgaggacaacgagAAGATGTCCAGGTCCTGGAGCTCCACGTCTGATGACTCGTTTAACTGCGACGTGGCCGCCGGCAACAGGAGGCGGCCTGGCCACCTCTATTTTGAGTTCTTTGAGGTTTGCTCTCCTTATGGGAGGATCCCGCTCATGGATAAG GTATATGAACTATCCCAGGGCTTTCCGGGGTTGACATCGCTCAGGAGCGTTGACCTGTCGCCTGCCAGCTGGATGTCGGTTGCCTG GTATCCTATCTACCACATTCCCTACCAACGGAATGTCAAGGATTTGTCTGCatgcttcctaacttaccataccaTTTCTTCAGCATTCCAAG ATCACGTGCTGGAGACCGTGACATATGGTTCAGCTGCCAGTGGGAAGCAAAATGACCATCTGGACAAGAAAGCCAACACAGTATCGCTTTCCCCGTTTGGACTCGCAGCAAACAAGATACAAGGGTCACTGTGGACCAACCCCAGGACAGGAGATCATAAGAGGATGGTCTCCCTCTTCAGTGCAGCAGACTCCTGGCTTAAGCAGCTTGGAGTCCGACACCATGACTTCAACTACTTCATTACTCACCCTATGTGA